The Alnus glutinosa chromosome 3, dhAlnGlut1.1, whole genome shotgun sequence nucleotide sequence TACCTATAGAATCAGGTAAACTACCTCCAAAATTGTTATCAGCAAAAGCTAGCCGTTTCAGTTTTGTGCAGTTTTGCAAAGATGTTAAGAAATCCAAGTCCTTGGTTGAATTACTTCCAAGATTATTTTTAGCAACAGCTAGCCACCAGACATTTATCCGGTTTCCTAGATCAGTTGGAACTTGCCCCACAAAATTGTTATAGGAGAGCTCAAGGACTTCAAGCTGAGAAGCATTGGATAGTGAAACTGGGATTGGACCATAGAATTTGTTACCATAGATATTCAAAATTCGGAGATTAGGTAGAGTGAGGCCTATATTGGCTGGAAGAGTGCCATTAAGTCGGTTATATCCGACTTCAATGCTCTTTAAATTTGATACATTGTAGAGGGAATGAGGGAACGTACCGAACATATTATTATCCACGACTCCAAAGTAAGCCAACCTTTGCAAATGACCCATTTCCTCTGGAATATTTCCTACGAAATAATTAAGCGAAAACTCAAGTACTCGGAGCGAAGAAACATTTCCTAAAGAAGGTGGGATGCCTCCCGTCAATTGATTTACGGAGACTGCAAGCCCCACAAGCCTCTTCAAAGAGCCGAGTTCAATAGGAAGATTCCCAAAAAGATGATTCCTTCTGAAGTCCAAGATTCTGAGTTCCGGACAGTTTGTCAAGTTGCTTGGGATTTCCCCCGACAACGAGTTATTTCTAAGATCGAGACGTTGCAGCCGGAACAGATGAGTAACCCGTTGTGGAATTTCTCCGTGTAAGAAGTTGTCTGAGAGGTTGACCACCCTAAGAAAGCTGAGGTTGCCGATGTAAGGTGATATGGATCCACCTAAAGTATAGCCAGTTAGGTACAAGGTCGTAACTCTTTGATGCTTGCGGCCGCATATAACTCCCTGCCAGTTGCAGAAGTGGATAGAATCATTCCAAGAGGTGAAGATGTTGAATGGGTCATTGGGTATCAATTCTTTGAATTTGAGAAGAGCAAGACGATCAGTCTCATTTGTTGGGGTGGCAGCAGTAGCAACAGTGGTGGGTTGCAAGCATAGTAGGCTTATAGAAAAGAGAAGAATCATACCAAGGTGTAAGCTGCGGGTATCAAGCTGCTTCATTGGAATGGCTGGAGAAGGGAAGCAGAGTATTTGGGAAATGTGAGAGGCAGAGCAAGATACAGAGTATTATGCGTGCTCTTTGTAGGGGTCAGATTGGTCAGTTTTGGGTGTGAAGTAAGAATTCTCAAAAAGAAGTTAGGATTTTCAAAGCACAAGTTCTCGAGTCATTGACACGCTGAAGTGGGCTTAAAGGACTCGTTAGAAGTTTTATCTTTTGGCAGAAAGAGTGGAAAGACTTCCCTAGCATGACCAAAAGACTTCCTTCGTTCAAAAGTCTTGTTGTTTTATGGAGAAAAGTTTTGACAATCTGTGTAGCAACTAGAAAtgcttttattgtttgtttctcTTTGAAAAAATGTTCTTCGAAAAAATGATATCGCTAGAGAATTGCAACAGTTTGTCTTGTATTTCATTCAATTTCTTTGTTTCTTACTTGATAAACACCCATTCAAACTGCTTAATTGAAGGTCCATCAGAAAATTGCAAGTGTTTTCGACACGGTTTTGACTTGATATACAGTGGTTgggg carries:
- the LOC133863425 gene encoding putative receptor-like protein kinase At3g47110; the encoded protein is MKQLDTRSLHLGMILLFSISLLCLQPTTVATAATPTNETDRLALLKFKELIPNDPFNIFTSWNDSIHFCNWQGVICGRKHQRVTTLYLTGYTLGGSISPYIGNLSFLRVVNLSDNFLHGEIPQRVTHLFRLQRLDLRNNSLSGEIPSNLTNCPELRILDFRRNHLFGNLPIELGSLKRLVGLAVSVNQLTGGIPPSLGNVSSLRVLEFSLNYFVGNIPEEMGHLQRLAYFGVVDNNMFGTFPHSLYNVSNLKSIEVGYNRLNGTLPANIGLTLPNLRILNIYGNKFYGPIPVSLSNASQLEVLELSYNNFVGQVPTDLGNRINVWWLAVAKNNLGSNSTKDLDFLTSLQNCTKLKRLAFADNNFGGSLPDSIGNLSKQLNYLYIGGNQISGIIPESLENLMNLILLDMRRNLFTGTIPTYFGKLQKLQVLSLHGNRLSGHIPSSLGNLTQLFALYLYQNKLEGSIPSSFENCKSLKYLDISQNSLSGAIPKTSLSSQLLALSLSQNSLTGILTMEAVSKLKNILELDVSENSLFGEIPATIGDCSSMQNLSLQGNSFEGNLPPLASLKDLRYVDLSRNNFSGLILKDLQKVSD